A region from the Musa acuminata AAA Group cultivar baxijiao chromosome BXJ1-10, Cavendish_Baxijiao_AAA, whole genome shotgun sequence genome encodes:
- the LOC103969983 gene encoding uncharacterized protein LOC103969983 — protein MALETIPSSGDASEDDEEEAVAGGGRGWVEMAWRLGKRVAIAGAAFTAAPIVIPSYCVASTVGLALSVPFGLYLATMAATEKVMSSLLPPASLAEPDEGEGEERFIVDVEEEGEERETPVAEQEAPQSKQTSATEPSMDAQTEPLTLEDDNEEEGGYVEPSMVVKTSPYERHERKDMIWEEISSLRTIMGYRAALRSSTVEELRALYIFTGVEPPISLKDPSNMMEIQDKLRFLKLLVGVK, from the exons ATGGCGTTAGAGACGATTCCGAGCTCCGGGGATGCTTCGGAGGATGACGAAGAGGAAGCGGTggcaggaggaggaagagggtggGTCGAGATGGCGTGGCGGTTGGGCAAGAGGGTCGCCATCGCCGGGGCCGCCTTCACTGCGGCTCCCATCGTCATCCCTTCCTACTGCGTCGCTTCCACCGTCGGCCTCGCCCTCTCTGTTCCGTTCGGCTTGTACCTGGCCACCATGGCCGCTACCGAGAAGGTCATGAGCTCTCTTCTCCCTCCGGCTTCCCTGGCAGAACCGGATGAAGGGGAAGGAGAGGAAAGGTTCATTGTCGATGTAGAAGAGGAGGGGGAAGAAAGAGAAACGCCTGTGGCAGAGCAAGAAGCGCCCCAGAGCAAGCAAACATCAGCAACTGAGCCTTCCATGGACGCTCAGACGGAGCCTCTCACGTTGGAGGACGACAACGAGGAAGAGGGGGGATACGTGGAACCCAGCATGGTCGTCAAGACATCTCCATATGAG AGACACGAAAGAAAGGATATGATCTGGGAAGAGATCTCCTCGCTGCGAACCATAATGGGGTACAGAGCTGCACTGCGCTCGTCGACCGTGGAGGAACTCCGAGCCCTCTACATCTTCACCGGTGTCGAGCCACCCATCTCCCTGAAGGACCCCTCGAACATGATGGAGATCCAGGACAAGCTTCGGTTCCTCAAGTTGCTGGTTGGTGTGAAGTGA
- the LOC103969493 gene encoding uncharacterized protein LOC103969493 isoform X3, with translation MMSRFLACQKIRKVGYSFLANSRANYSTNHSALWSTDNLPLPCRLVSQYKVFCGQNNLFMLYKAEENVFQNNPLRKFSLLSARSSMTYRAQVAWKRLCAIYSYRGITSSPLSRIVCTTSLALTRSHLVPSILAFVAGEIALSKTAWADGEYFPSRNGLYMCAQDSHIFLTFILLALECLILFFRTIYLTVLFSPIIMMSPLADSCGSHFRKMWLHLVHATLENAGPAFIKWGQWAATRPDLFPGDLCTELAKLHTKAPAHSFAYTRKSIEKAFGRKLSDVFENFEEEPVASGSVAQVHRASLRFQYPGQQTKRLVVAVKVRHPGVGESIRRDFTIINLAAKMSNFMPTLRWLRLDESVQQFAVFMMSQVDLSREAAHLNRFIYNFRRWKDVSFPKPLYPFVHPAVLVETYEHGESVSHYVDELEGHSRLKSALAHIGTHALLKMLLEVEKSFSFWGSSKGDSVHPVECMHQLLEQVRRHKVNIDGNVCTVMVTTLVLEGWQRKLDPDYDVMQTLQTLLFRSDWAQSLSYTIEGLMAP, from the exons ATGATGTCGAG GTTTTTGGCCTGTCAAAAAATCAGAAAAGTTGGCTATTCTTTTTTAGCTAACTCCAGAGCCAACTATTCGACAAATCATTCTGCATTATGGTCGACAGATAATTTACCTCTTCCATGCAGATTGGTTTCACAATACAAGGTTTTTTGTGGACAAAATAACTTGTTTATGCTCTATAAAGCTGAGGAAAATGTATTCCAGAATAACCCCTTGAGGAAGTTCTCTCTCCTTTCAGCTAGAAGTTCAATGACCTATCGTGCTCAAGTTGCCTGGAAAAGGCTTTGTGCAATATACTCTTACAGAGGAATCACCTCTTCACCTCTCAGTAGAATTGTCTGCACTACAAGCTTGGCTCTCACCAGATCACATTTAGTTCCTAGTATTCTTGCATTTGTTGCTGGAGAGATAGCATTGTCCAAGACGGCCTGGGCAGATGGCGAATACTTTCCATCACGAAATGGACTTTACATGTGTGCACAAGATAgccatatttttctcacttttatACTATTGGCCTTGGAGTGTCttattttgttttttagaacaatctATTTGACAGTTCTGTTCTCGCCTATCATAATGATGTCTCCACTTGCAGACAGTTGTGGCTCTCACTTCAGAAAAATGTGGCTTCATCTTGTCCATGCTACACTGGAGAATGCAGGTCCAGCATTTATAAAATGGGGTCAATGGGCTGCGACACGTCCAGACCTCTTCCCTGGTGATCTTTGCACTGAGCTGGCAAAACTTCATACTAAGGCACCTGCACATAGCTTTGCCTATACAAGAAAATCCATAGAGAAAGCATTTGGCCGCAAGCTTTCTGATGTTTTTGAGAATTTTGAAGAGGAACCCGTCGCTTCTGGAAGTGTAGCCCAAGTACATCGGGCTTCTTTGAGATTTCAATACCCCGGTCAACAGACAAAGCGCTTAGTTGTTGCTGTAAAAGTTAGGCATCCTGGTGTTGGTGAGTCCATTAGGAGGGATTTCACGATAATTAATTTGGCAGCCAAGATGTCCAATTTTATGCCCACGTTGAGGTGGTTGCGCTTGGATGAAAGTGTGCAACAGTTTGCTGTTTTCATGATGTCTCAAGTAGACCTTTCTAGGGAAGCTGCACACTTGAAccgctttatttataatttccgcAGGTGGAAGGATGTATCCTTTCCAAAACCTCTATACCCGTTTGTCCACCCTGCTGTTTTAGTGGAGACTTATGAACATGGAGAAAGTGTCTCTCACTATGTTGATGAGCTTGAAGGACATAGTCGACTCAAAAGTGCTCTTGCTCACATTGGGACTCATGCACTCTTGAAGATGCTACTG GAAGTAGAGAAGTCCTTTAGTTTCTGGGGCTCTTCTAAAGGGGATTCTGTCCATCCAGTTGAATGCATGCATCAATTGCTGGAACAAGTTCGCCGCCATAAAGTCAATATTGATGGTAACGTTTGCACCGTGATGGTAACAACTTTGGTTCTGGAG GGCTGGCAACGTAAGCTGGATCCAGATTATGATGTGATGCAGACACTACAAACGTTATTGTTCAGATCTGACTGGGCTCAGTCTCTTTCATATACAATTGAAGGGCTCATGGCCCCTTAG
- the LOC103969492 gene encoding outer envelope protein 61 isoform X2 — translation MYNGMMDPELMKLAQEQMSRIPPEELARIQQQMMANPELLRLATESMKNLRPEDMKRAAEQLQHVRTEDMVEVSEKMAKASPEEIASIKARADAQVTYELNAAQMLKQQGNELHSRGQFHDAAKKYLLAKNNLNGIPSSKGGILQMQCSLNLMSCYLKMKQFEDCIREGSEVLAYDSKNVKAFYRRGQAYKEIGNLQAAVSDFNKAHEMSPDDETIADVLSDANEKLIKEGGNKSVRQGLVIEEIVEDEKQNIPSENHRISPAEHCTSPSVEIGESSLNLHQPDPDAAVEKGCLEGFRDNPENIRLFQNYISNADPSNLEALGMQGMSPGMIKTATNMIGKMKPEELQKMFQVASSLNERGPDVSRLGSKFPEMTPEMIKMASDTVSKMSPEDLQNMLKVTSSLNVNSTPPTAATDVCGRRPESGFQSSEAAGTSSFKYSGLEESNSGASFLDSRVGQSSSSIPPSPAALQESMQNSMKDPSMRQMFASMMKNMSPEMMANMSEQFGMKLSKEDAAKAQQAMSQLSPEDLDRMLRWADRAQQGVQTAKNMKNWLLGRPGMILAVVMLILAFIFHQLGFIGG, via the exons ATGTACAACGGCATGATGGATCCGGAGCTGATGAAGCTCGCCCAGGAGCAGATGAGCCGTATCCCACCCGAGGAGCTCGCCAGGATCCAGCAACAG ATGATGGCCAATCCCGAACTCCTTAGATTAGCAACAGAAAGTATGAAGAATTTGAGGCCTGAAGATATGAAACGTGCTGCAGAACAGCTACAGCATGTTAGAACTGAGGATATGGTTGAGGTTAGTGAAAAAATGGCCAAGGCTTCTCCAGAAGAAATTGCCTCAATAAAGGCACGTGCTGATGCTCAAGTTACATATGAACTAAATGCAGCACAGATGCTGAAGCAACAG GGAAATGAGCTTCATAGCCGTGGACAATTTCACGATGCTGCTAAGAAGTATTTGCTT GCAAAGAACAACTTAAACGGCATACCTTCATCCAAAGGTGGAATCCTCCAGATGCAATGCTCTCTCAACCTAATGTCATGCTACCTGAAGATGAAGCAGTTTGAGGACTGCATCAGGGAAGGTTCTGAG GTTTTGGCATATGACTCAAAAAATGTAAAAGCCTTTTATCGCAGAGGTCAAGCATATAAAGAAATTGGGAATTTACAA GCTGCTGTCTCGGACTTTAACAAGGCTCATGAAATGTCCcctgatgatgaaactattgcgGATGTCCTAAG CGATGCAAATGAGAAATTAATTAAAGAAGGTGGAAATAAAAGTGTGAGACAAG GTTTGGTGATTGAAGAAATAGTGGAAGATGAGAAACAAAACATTCCATCCGAAAATCATAGAATTTCACCTGCAGAGCATTGTACTAGCCCATCTGTGGAAATTGGCGAATCCTCTCTAAATTTACATCAACCTGACCCTGATGCTGCTGTTGAGAAGGGCTGCCTAGAAGGTTTCAGAGACAATCCAGAAAACATCAG ATTATTCCAAAATTATATATCCAATGCTGATCCTAGTAATCTGGAAGCTTTGGGCATGCAAGGAATGTCACCTGGGATGATTAAAACAGCCACAAATATGATTGGCAAGATGAAGCCGGAGGAACTTCAGAAAATGTTCCAAGTTGCTTCATCTTTGAATGAAAGAGGTCCAGATGTTTCAAGGCTAGGATCAAAGTTTCCAGAAATGACTCCTGAAATGATTAAAATGGCATCTGATACAGTTAGCAAGATGTCTCCTGAAGACCTTCAAAATATGCTCAAAGTTACTTCTTCACTGAATGTGAACAGTACTCCTCCGACAGCTGCAACTGATGTTTGTGGCCGAAGACCAGAAAGTGGCTTTCAGTCTTCAGAGGCTGCTGGAACTTCCTCATTTAAATATTCTGGTTTAGAAGAAAGTAATTCAGGTGCTTCATTCCTTGACTCAAGGGTGGGTCAATCATCTTCTAGCATTCCACCTTCACCGGCTGCTTTGCAGGAGAGCATGCAGAATTCAATGAAGGATCCGTCGATGCGTCAG ATGTTTGCATCAATGATGAAGAACATGAGCCCAGAAATGATGGCGAATATGAGCGAACAATTTGGAATGAAGCTTTCAAAGGAGGATGCAGCCAAAGCTCAACAAGCCATGTCACAGTTATCACCAGAGGACTTGGATAGAATG CTAAGGTGGGCCGACAGGGCACAACAAGGGGTGCAAACTgccaagaacatgaagaactggcTCCTGGGACGGCCTGGCATGATCCTCGCAGTTGTGATGCTGATTCTCGCATTCATCTTCCATCAACTCGGCTTCATTGGTGGATAG
- the LOC103969494 gene encoding rho GDP-dissociation inhibitor 1-like produces the protein MSIALGAPSGSKDAAETSPDMDRDEHKDEGAIGDADRKLSCTSDVNEEEHGSDNEDGEEKRAVVLGPQIALKEQLEMDKDDESLRKWKEQLLGNIDLTDVGEVLEPDVKIQDLTILTPDRPDLVLPIPFVPDAKGFAFALKDGSHYRLRFSFTVSDNIVSGLMYTNTVWKSGMRVENTKVMLGTFSPQKDPYTYELEEETTPSGYFARGSYSARTKFVDDDGKCYLDLSYYFEIRKEWPTPA, from the exons ATGTCCATCGCCTTGGGCGCTCCCTCAGGCTCCAAAGACGCTGCCGAGACCAGCCCCGACATGGACAGAGATGAGCACAAGGACGAGGGAGCCATCGGCGATGCCGACAGGAAGCTCAGCTGCACCTCCGATGTCAACGAAGAGGAGCATGGCAGCGACAACGAGGATGGCGAAGAGAAAAGGGCCGTGGTCCTCGGCCCGCAGATTGCACTGAAGGAACAGCTCGAGATGGATAAG GATGATGAGAGTCTGAGGAAGTGGAAGGAGCAGCTGCTCGGTAACATTGATCTCACCGACGTCGGAG AGGTTCTCGAGCCGGACGTGAAGATCCAAGACCTCACGATCCTAACCCCGGATCGCCCCGACCTTGTTCTTCCCATCCCTTTCGTCCCCGACGCCAAAGGCTTCGCGTTCGCCCTCAAAGACGGAAGCCACTACCGCCTCAGGTTCTCCTTCACCGTCTCCGACAACATCGTGTCCGGGCTCATGTACACGAACACGGTGTGGAAGAGCGGGATGAGAG TGGAGAACACGAAGGTCATGCTGGGAACGTTCAGCCCTCAGAAGGATCCCTACACGTACGAACTGGAAGAAGAGACCACCCCGTCTGGTTACTTCGCGAGGGGCTCCTACTCTGCCAGAACAAAG TTCGTGGATGATGATGGGAAGTGCTATCTTGACCTGAGCTACTACTTCGAGATTAGAAAGGAGTGGCCAACGCCTGCTTGA
- the LOC135594848 gene encoding transcription factor IBH1-like codes for MKSSTRNPNPNPDTPRFGPSKLMVAFRFLRALTLVHRTAPNSSNAARSRRIQRAAFASMAYSAGPRRAWSRALLWRLHFHRARRLCAGRSRAAGVPRRPSTTRSPADELRRLVPGGTGMDYCSLLEETADYIRCLSEQVKLMQSVVDSGGPRGR; via the coding sequence ATGAAGAGCTCCACCAGAAACCCGAACCCTAATCCTGATACTCCCAGGTTTGGCCCTTCCAAGCTCATGGTGGCCTTCCGCTTCCTGAGAGCCCTCACCCTGGTGCACCGAACCGCACCCAACTCCTCCAACGCCGCCCGGAGTCGTAGAATACAGCGCGCCGCCTTCGCGTCCATGGCCTACTCCGCCGGCCCCCGGCGTGCTTGGAGCCGAGCCTTGCTTTGGAGGCTTCATTTCCACCGGGCTCGACGCCTATGTGCCGGACGAAGCAGAGCAGCTGGCGTTCCGAGGAGACCGAGCACGACCAGGAGCCCGGCGGATGAGCTTCGACGGCTGGTGCCGGGAGGAACTGGGATGGACTACTGCAGCTTGCTAGAGGAGACCGCGGACTACATCAGGTGCCTTAGCGAGCAGGTAAAGCTCATGCAAAGCGTCGTGGATTCGGGCGGTCCTCGTGGTCGATGA
- the LOC103969493 gene encoding uncharacterized protein LOC103969493 isoform X1 — MMSRFLACQKIRKVGYSFLANSRANYSTNHSALWSTDNLPLPCRLVSQYKVFCGQNNLFMLYKAEENVFQNNPLRKFSLLSARSSMTYRAQVAWKRLCAIYSYRGITSSPLSRIVCTTSLALTRSHLVPSILAFVAGEIALSKTAWADGEYFPSRNGLYMCAQDSHIFLTFILLALECLILFFRTIYLTVLFSPIIMMSPLADSCGSHFRKMWLHLVHATLENAGPAFIKWGQWAATRPDLFPGDLCTELAKLHTKAPAHSFAYTRKSIEKAFGRKLSDVFENFEEEPVASGSVAQVHRASLRFQYPGQQTKRLVVAVKVRHPGVGESIRRDFTIINLAAKMSNFMPTLRWLRLDESVQQFAVFMMSQVDLSREAAHLNRFIYNFRRWKDVSFPKPLYPFVHPAVLVETYEHGESVSHYVDELEGHSRLKSALAHIGTHALLKMLLVDNFIHADMHPGNILVRAQTKRPNKGLFKSKPHVVFLDVGMTAELSSCDRVNLLDFFKAVALRDGRTAAECTLKLSKNQNCPNPKAFIEEVEKSFSFWGSSKGDSVHPVECMHQLLEQVRRHKVNIDGNVCTVMVTTLVLEGWQRKLDPDYDVMQTLQTLLFRSDWAQSLSYTIEGLMAP; from the exons ATGATGTCGAG GTTTTTGGCCTGTCAAAAAATCAGAAAAGTTGGCTATTCTTTTTTAGCTAACTCCAGAGCCAACTATTCGACAAATCATTCTGCATTATGGTCGACAGATAATTTACCTCTTCCATGCAGATTGGTTTCACAATACAAGGTTTTTTGTGGACAAAATAACTTGTTTATGCTCTATAAAGCTGAGGAAAATGTATTCCAGAATAACCCCTTGAGGAAGTTCTCTCTCCTTTCAGCTAGAAGTTCAATGACCTATCGTGCTCAAGTTGCCTGGAAAAGGCTTTGTGCAATATACTCTTACAGAGGAATCACCTCTTCACCTCTCAGTAGAATTGTCTGCACTACAAGCTTGGCTCTCACCAGATCACATTTAGTTCCTAGTATTCTTGCATTTGTTGCTGGAGAGATAGCATTGTCCAAGACGGCCTGGGCAGATGGCGAATACTTTCCATCACGAAATGGACTTTACATGTGTGCACAAGATAgccatatttttctcacttttatACTATTGGCCTTGGAGTGTCttattttgttttttagaacaatctATTTGACAGTTCTGTTCTCGCCTATCATAATGATGTCTCCACTTGCAGACAGTTGTGGCTCTCACTTCAGAAAAATGTGGCTTCATCTTGTCCATGCTACACTGGAGAATGCAGGTCCAGCATTTATAAAATGGGGTCAATGGGCTGCGACACGTCCAGACCTCTTCCCTGGTGATCTTTGCACTGAGCTGGCAAAACTTCATACTAAGGCACCTGCACATAGCTTTGCCTATACAAGAAAATCCATAGAGAAAGCATTTGGCCGCAAGCTTTCTGATGTTTTTGAGAATTTTGAAGAGGAACCCGTCGCTTCTGGAAGTGTAGCCCAAGTACATCGGGCTTCTTTGAGATTTCAATACCCCGGTCAACAGACAAAGCGCTTAGTTGTTGCTGTAAAAGTTAGGCATCCTGGTGTTGGTGAGTCCATTAGGAGGGATTTCACGATAATTAATTTGGCAGCCAAGATGTCCAATTTTATGCCCACGTTGAGGTGGTTGCGCTTGGATGAAAGTGTGCAACAGTTTGCTGTTTTCATGATGTCTCAAGTAGACCTTTCTAGGGAAGCTGCACACTTGAAccgctttatttataatttccgcAGGTGGAAGGATGTATCCTTTCCAAAACCTCTATACCCGTTTGTCCACCCTGCTGTTTTAGTGGAGACTTATGAACATGGAGAAAGTGTCTCTCACTATGTTGATGAGCTTGAAGGACATAGTCGACTCAAAAGTGCTCTTGCTCACATTGGGACTCATGCACTCTTGAAGATGCTACTG GTGGACAATTTCATCCATGCTGATATGCATCCTGGCAATATCCTTGTCCGAGCTCAAACCAAGCGTCCAAATAAAGGGCTCTTTAAATCAAAGCCTCATGTTGTCTTTCTTGATGTGGGTATGACTGCAGAGCTTTCCAGCTGTGACCGTGTAAATCTGCTTGACTTCTTCAAGGCTGTTGCGCTTCGAGATGGCCGTACTGCCGCTGAGTGCACCTTAAAATTATCGAAAAATCAGAACTGTCCAAACCCAAAGGCTTTCATTGAG GAAGTAGAGAAGTCCTTTAGTTTCTGGGGCTCTTCTAAAGGGGATTCTGTCCATCCAGTTGAATGCATGCATCAATTGCTGGAACAAGTTCGCCGCCATAAAGTCAATATTGATGGTAACGTTTGCACCGTGATGGTAACAACTTTGGTTCTGGAG GGCTGGCAACGTAAGCTGGATCCAGATTATGATGTGATGCAGACACTACAAACGTTATTGTTCAGATCTGACTGGGCTCAGTCTCTTTCATATACAATTGAAGGGCTCATGGCCCCTTAG
- the LOC103969492 gene encoding outer envelope protein 61 isoform X1, with product MYNGMMDPELMKLAQEQMSRIPPEELARIQQQMMANPELLRLATESMKNLRPEDMKRAAEQLQHVRTEDMVEVSEKMAKASPEEIASIKARADAQVTYELNAAQMLKQQGNELHSRGQFHDAAKKYLLAKNNLNGIPSSKGGILQMQCSLNLMSCYLKMKQFEDCIREGSEVLAYDSKNVKAFYRRGQAYKEIGNLQAAVSDFNKAHEMSPDDETIADVLSDANEKLIKEGGNKSVRQGLVIEEIVEDEKQNIPSENHRISPAEHCTSPSVEIGESSLNLHQPDPDAAVEKGCLEGFRDNPENIRLFQNYISNADPSNLEALGMQGMSPGMIKTATNMIGKMKPEELQKMFQVASSLNERGPDVSRLGSKFPEMTPEMIKMASDTVSKMSPEDLQNMLKVTSSLNVNSTPPTAATDVCGRRPESGFQSSEAAGTSSFKYSGLEESNSGASFLDSRVGQSSSSIPPSPAALQESMQNSMKDPSMRQQMFASMMKNMSPEMMANMSEQFGMKLSKEDAAKAQQAMSQLSPEDLDRMLRWADRAQQGVQTAKNMKNWLLGRPGMILAVVMLILAFIFHQLGFIGG from the exons ATGTACAACGGCATGATGGATCCGGAGCTGATGAAGCTCGCCCAGGAGCAGATGAGCCGTATCCCACCCGAGGAGCTCGCCAGGATCCAGCAACAG ATGATGGCCAATCCCGAACTCCTTAGATTAGCAACAGAAAGTATGAAGAATTTGAGGCCTGAAGATATGAAACGTGCTGCAGAACAGCTACAGCATGTTAGAACTGAGGATATGGTTGAGGTTAGTGAAAAAATGGCCAAGGCTTCTCCAGAAGAAATTGCCTCAATAAAGGCACGTGCTGATGCTCAAGTTACATATGAACTAAATGCAGCACAGATGCTGAAGCAACAG GGAAATGAGCTTCATAGCCGTGGACAATTTCACGATGCTGCTAAGAAGTATTTGCTT GCAAAGAACAACTTAAACGGCATACCTTCATCCAAAGGTGGAATCCTCCAGATGCAATGCTCTCTCAACCTAATGTCATGCTACCTGAAGATGAAGCAGTTTGAGGACTGCATCAGGGAAGGTTCTGAG GTTTTGGCATATGACTCAAAAAATGTAAAAGCCTTTTATCGCAGAGGTCAAGCATATAAAGAAATTGGGAATTTACAA GCTGCTGTCTCGGACTTTAACAAGGCTCATGAAATGTCCcctgatgatgaaactattgcgGATGTCCTAAG CGATGCAAATGAGAAATTAATTAAAGAAGGTGGAAATAAAAGTGTGAGACAAG GTTTGGTGATTGAAGAAATAGTGGAAGATGAGAAACAAAACATTCCATCCGAAAATCATAGAATTTCACCTGCAGAGCATTGTACTAGCCCATCTGTGGAAATTGGCGAATCCTCTCTAAATTTACATCAACCTGACCCTGATGCTGCTGTTGAGAAGGGCTGCCTAGAAGGTTTCAGAGACAATCCAGAAAACATCAG ATTATTCCAAAATTATATATCCAATGCTGATCCTAGTAATCTGGAAGCTTTGGGCATGCAAGGAATGTCACCTGGGATGATTAAAACAGCCACAAATATGATTGGCAAGATGAAGCCGGAGGAACTTCAGAAAATGTTCCAAGTTGCTTCATCTTTGAATGAAAGAGGTCCAGATGTTTCAAGGCTAGGATCAAAGTTTCCAGAAATGACTCCTGAAATGATTAAAATGGCATCTGATACAGTTAGCAAGATGTCTCCTGAAGACCTTCAAAATATGCTCAAAGTTACTTCTTCACTGAATGTGAACAGTACTCCTCCGACAGCTGCAACTGATGTTTGTGGCCGAAGACCAGAAAGTGGCTTTCAGTCTTCAGAGGCTGCTGGAACTTCCTCATTTAAATATTCTGGTTTAGAAGAAAGTAATTCAGGTGCTTCATTCCTTGACTCAAGGGTGGGTCAATCATCTTCTAGCATTCCACCTTCACCGGCTGCTTTGCAGGAGAGCATGCAGAATTCAATGAAGGATCCGTCGATGCGTCAG CAGATGTTTGCATCAATGATGAAGAACATGAGCCCAGAAATGATGGCGAATATGAGCGAACAATTTGGAATGAAGCTTTCAAAGGAGGATGCAGCCAAAGCTCAACAAGCCATGTCACAGTTATCACCAGAGGACTTGGATAGAATG CTAAGGTGGGCCGACAGGGCACAACAAGGGGTGCAAACTgccaagaacatgaagaactggcTCCTGGGACGGCCTGGCATGATCCTCGCAGTTGTGATGCTGATTCTCGCATTCATCTTCCATCAACTCGGCTTCATTGGTGGATAG
- the LOC103969493 gene encoding uncharacterized protein LOC103969493 isoform X2 — protein sequence MQIGFTIQARSSMTYRAQVAWKRLCAIYSYRGITSSPLSRIVCTTSLALTRSHLVPSILAFVAGEIALSKTAWADGEYFPSRNGLYMCAQDSHIFLTFILLALECLILFFRTIYLTVLFSPIIMMSPLADSCGSHFRKMWLHLVHATLENAGPAFIKWGQWAATRPDLFPGDLCTELAKLHTKAPAHSFAYTRKSIEKAFGRKLSDVFENFEEEPVASGSVAQVHRASLRFQYPGQQTKRLVVAVKVRHPGVGESIRRDFTIINLAAKMSNFMPTLRWLRLDESVQQFAVFMMSQVDLSREAAHLNRFIYNFRRWKDVSFPKPLYPFVHPAVLVETYEHGESVSHYVDELEGHSRLKSALAHIGTHALLKMLLVDNFIHADMHPGNILVRAQTKRPNKGLFKSKPHVVFLDVGMTAELSSCDRVNLLDFFKAVALRDGRTAAECTLKLSKNQNCPNPKAFIEEVEKSFSFWGSSKGDSVHPVECMHQLLEQVRRHKVNIDGNVCTVMVTTLVLEGWQRKLDPDYDVMQTLQTLLFRSDWAQSLSYTIEGLMAP from the exons ATGCAGATTGGTTTCACAATACAAG CTAGAAGTTCAATGACCTATCGTGCTCAAGTTGCCTGGAAAAGGCTTTGTGCAATATACTCTTACAGAGGAATCACCTCTTCACCTCTCAGTAGAATTGTCTGCACTACAAGCTTGGCTCTCACCAGATCACATTTAGTTCCTAGTATTCTTGCATTTGTTGCTGGAGAGATAGCATTGTCCAAGACGGCCTGGGCAGATGGCGAATACTTTCCATCACGAAATGGACTTTACATGTGTGCACAAGATAgccatatttttctcacttttatACTATTGGCCTTGGAGTGTCttattttgttttttagaacaatctATTTGACAGTTCTGTTCTCGCCTATCATAATGATGTCTCCACTTGCAGACAGTTGTGGCTCTCACTTCAGAAAAATGTGGCTTCATCTTGTCCATGCTACACTGGAGAATGCAGGTCCAGCATTTATAAAATGGGGTCAATGGGCTGCGACACGTCCAGACCTCTTCCCTGGTGATCTTTGCACTGAGCTGGCAAAACTTCATACTAAGGCACCTGCACATAGCTTTGCCTATACAAGAAAATCCATAGAGAAAGCATTTGGCCGCAAGCTTTCTGATGTTTTTGAGAATTTTGAAGAGGAACCCGTCGCTTCTGGAAGTGTAGCCCAAGTACATCGGGCTTCTTTGAGATTTCAATACCCCGGTCAACAGACAAAGCGCTTAGTTGTTGCTGTAAAAGTTAGGCATCCTGGTGTTGGTGAGTCCATTAGGAGGGATTTCACGATAATTAATTTGGCAGCCAAGATGTCCAATTTTATGCCCACGTTGAGGTGGTTGCGCTTGGATGAAAGTGTGCAACAGTTTGCTGTTTTCATGATGTCTCAAGTAGACCTTTCTAGGGAAGCTGCACACTTGAAccgctttatttataatttccgcAGGTGGAAGGATGTATCCTTTCCAAAACCTCTATACCCGTTTGTCCACCCTGCTGTTTTAGTGGAGACTTATGAACATGGAGAAAGTGTCTCTCACTATGTTGATGAGCTTGAAGGACATAGTCGACTCAAAAGTGCTCTTGCTCACATTGGGACTCATGCACTCTTGAAGATGCTACTG GTGGACAATTTCATCCATGCTGATATGCATCCTGGCAATATCCTTGTCCGAGCTCAAACCAAGCGTCCAAATAAAGGGCTCTTTAAATCAAAGCCTCATGTTGTCTTTCTTGATGTGGGTATGACTGCAGAGCTTTCCAGCTGTGACCGTGTAAATCTGCTTGACTTCTTCAAGGCTGTTGCGCTTCGAGATGGCCGTACTGCCGCTGAGTGCACCTTAAAATTATCGAAAAATCAGAACTGTCCAAACCCAAAGGCTTTCATTGAG GAAGTAGAGAAGTCCTTTAGTTTCTGGGGCTCTTCTAAAGGGGATTCTGTCCATCCAGTTGAATGCATGCATCAATTGCTGGAACAAGTTCGCCGCCATAAAGTCAATATTGATGGTAACGTTTGCACCGTGATGGTAACAACTTTGGTTCTGGAG GGCTGGCAACGTAAGCTGGATCCAGATTATGATGTGATGCAGACACTACAAACGTTATTGTTCAGATCTGACTGGGCTCAGTCTCTTTCATATACAATTGAAGGGCTCATGGCCCCTTAG